One stretch of Thermanaerosceptrum fracticalcis DNA includes these proteins:
- the bioF gene encoding 8-amino-7-oxononanoate synthase, translating into MERIVDRLTEIKKQGLYRDLKYLSAPQGPHTVIDGREVLLMASNSYLGLCNDERLKAAAIKALQEYGVGSGGSRLTTGSYRLHQELEQALACFKGTEAALVFNTGYMANIGAIAGLADKSWVIFSDELNHASIIDGCKLSGAKIVIYKHCDMEDLYQKVKEFQGCPSLIVTDGVFSMDGDIAPLDDIVRIAQQFDALTMVDDAHASGILGPNGGGTGELFGLKDKIDMQMGTLSKALASEGGYVAGKQCLIDYLRNRARSFIFTTALAPATVAVALAALEIVEQEPEPRKVLLENAQWLCTRLKEAGFKILENKTPIIPIIIGEAEKALQFSQALLEEGIYIPAIRPPTVPPGTSRLRLTLMATHTREDLNYALAKIIQVARELTIIKP; encoded by the coding sequence ATGGAACGAATCGTTGACCGCTTAACAGAGATAAAGAAACAGGGATTGTATAGAGATTTAAAATACTTAAGCGCACCCCAAGGTCCCCATACCGTTATAGACGGGCGGGAAGTTTTATTGATGGCTTCCAACAGTTACCTGGGCCTTTGTAACGATGAGCGGCTCAAAGCAGCAGCCATTAAGGCTCTCCAGGAATACGGCGTTGGCTCCGGGGGCTCCCGCTTAACCACGGGAAGCTACCGGCTCCACCAGGAATTGGAACAGGCCCTGGCCTGCTTTAAAGGTACGGAAGCCGCACTGGTCTTCAATACGGGATATATGGCCAACATAGGCGCTATCGCCGGTTTAGCCGATAAGTCCTGGGTTATTTTCAGCGATGAGTTAAACCATGCCAGCATTATTGACGGCTGTAAATTAAGCGGCGCCAAAATTGTCATTTATAAACACTGCGACATGGAAGACCTGTACCAAAAGGTAAAAGAATTTCAAGGTTGCCCCAGCCTCATTGTCACCGACGGTGTTTTTAGCATGGATGGCGATATTGCTCCCCTGGATGATATTGTCCGGATTGCCCAACAATTTGATGCCCTCACCATGGTAGATGATGCCCACGCCAGCGGGATTTTGGGTCCCAACGGTGGAGGTACAGGAGAACTCTTCGGTTTAAAAGACAAGATCGATATGCAAATGGGAACCCTGAGCAAGGCCTTAGCCAGCGAGGGTGGCTATGTAGCTGGCAAACAATGCCTTATTGATTATTTAAGAAACAGGGCCAGGAGTTTTATTTTTACCACGGCCCTGGCCCCAGCCACCGTCGCCGTGGCCCTGGCCGCATTAGAGATCGTAGAGCAGGAACCGGAACCGCGCAAGGTCCTCCTGGAAAATGCCCAATGGCTGTGTACCCGGCTTAAAGAAGCAGGATTTAAAATCCTGGAGAATAAAACGCCCATCATTCCCATCATCATCGGCGAGGCTGAGAAAGCGTTACAGTTCAGTCAAGCACTGCTGGAGGAGGGAATCTACATTCCTGCCATTCGCCCGCCTACAGTCCCTCCTGGCACCAGCCGTCTGAGGCTCACCTTAATGGCTACCCACACCCGGGAGGATTTAAACTATGCCTTAGCAAAAATAATTCAGGTAGCCAGGGAATTGACCATTATAAAGCCCTGA